The Alosa sapidissima isolate fAloSap1 chromosome 6, fAloSap1.pri, whole genome shotgun sequence genome window below encodes:
- the tmem179aa gene encoding transmembrane protein 179, translated as MALDNFLFGQCILYFLAFLFGFIAVVPLSENGDDFHGKCLLFTQGMWQNENMTVGKQRFMVEEWGPETSCRFITFVGIVSLILSAVQAWRTLFFLCKGQDDSFFHAFLNLLLSSLVVFVVFVASTISSVGFSSWCDAITENGAMPSSCEDLQDTDLELGLDNSSFYDQFAIAQFGLWSAWLTWLGITVLAFLKVYHNHRQQDLLDSLVQEKELLLGRSFRRGSDMEEKNALI; from the exons ATGGCCCTTGACAATTTTCTCTTTGGCCAGTGCATCCTCTATTTTTTGGCATTCCTTTTTGGCTTCATTGCCGTTGTGCCTCTCTCGGAAAACGGCGATGACTTTCATGGAAAATGCCTGCTGTTCACTCAGGGAATGTGGCAGAACGAGAATATGACGGTGGGAAAGCAGCGGTTCATGGTGGAGGAATGGGGTCCGGAGACATCCTGCCGTTTCATCACATTCGTCGGCATCGTTTCGCTCATTCTATCTGCGGTGCAGGCATGGCGAACCCTGTTCTTCCTCTGCAAAGGCCAGGATGA TTCTTTCTTTCATGCTTTCCTCAACCTGCTGCTCAGCTCACTGGTGGTGTTTGTAGTGTTTGTGGCCAGCACCATTTCAAGTGTGGGCTTCAGCTCCTGGTGTGATGCTATCACTGAGAATGGAGCTATGCCAAGCAG CTGTGAGGATCTGCAGGACACTGATCTGGAACTGGGTTTGGACAACTCCTCCTTCTACGACCAGTTTGCCATCGCACAA TTCGGCTTGTGGTCAGCCTGGCTGACATGGCTGGGCATCACCGTGCTGGCCTTCCTGAAGGTCTACCACAACCACCGCCAACAGGACCTCCTCGACAGCCTGGTCCAGGAGAAAGAGCTGCTGCTGGGTCGCTCGTTTCGCCGCGGCTCCGACATGGAGGAGAAGAACGCCCTGATCTGA